TCCAGGGTCGCGCGGCTGGTGACCAGCCCGGCGGCGCTGGCGGCCGGGGCCGAGCGGGAGGTGCCGCTCGTGGCACTGGACGAGGCGGGCCTGCCGGTCGAGGGCGTGAAGGCCAATCCGTCCACGGTGACGGTACGCCGCCTGGATACCGGGGAGTTGCCGGTGAAGACGGTGCGGGTGGTGCTGAACGATCCCCCGGCGACGCTGCGGGTCACGTCGGTCAGCGTGCAGCCCAGCACGGTGCGGGTGGTGGCGGCCCCGGAGTTGCTGGGGCGGCTGCGGGAGGTGAGCGGCGCGGTCACGTACCGGGTCGGTACGTACACCGCGCCGGTCACGCTGGCGATTCCGGCGGGCGCGCAGACACTGGAGACCGTCAGTGTGCGCCTGACGGTCGAGCGGGTGAGCGCGGCCCCGGCGTCGCCCTGAGCGGTCCCTCCGGCCCGGCCCCGGCCGCTGACGTCCGCTCCTGGCCGCGCCCCCGTCAGGGCCGTCGCCTCCCGGCTGGCCCGGCTGTCACCGGGCCGGGCACGGCCGAAAGTGACCGGAGTGTCATCGCGCGTGGGGGGCGGCGGCGTATAGTCGGAGGCATGATGTGGGGAAGCGGCCACATGACCCTGTGATTGCCCAGCTCCTCGTACCCCGGCACCCGGTGGCCGAGTGGACTGGCTGGGAGGAACGCGTGCGGCTGATGGTCCGGCCCAGGCGTTACGAACACGTGTTGCGCGTGGCTGAACTGGCCGCGCAGATCGCCCTGGCCAACGGACTGGACGACATGCGCGCCTACGCGGCCGGGATTCTGCACGACATCGCCCGTGACCTGCCGGACGCCGAACTGCTGCGGCTCGCGCCGCCCGAGTGCGACATCGACGCCGGGCATCCGCTGGCGCTGCACGGGCGGGCCGCGCGGGTGCTGCTGGAACGCTGGGGGTATCAGGACCGGGTGGTGCTGGAGGCCGTGGAGGACCACACGACTGGCCCGCGCGGCGGGAATCCGGTGGCGGACTGCGTGTACATCGCGGACGTGTCCGAGCCGGGGAGGGGCGTAAACGCCGACATCCGCGAACTGGCGCTGCGGGACCTGAATGCGGCGCTGGAGCGCGCCATCGTCTCGAAGGTCACGTACCTGCAGGGGCGCGGTATTCAGGTGCATCCGCGCACCCTGCTGTCCTATCACGCGCTGCCGTGCGTGGCCCGGCAGGACCAGGGCGGGTCCGCTTCCCTCCTGACGGCCCCTCAGCCATGAGCGGCGGGGGTTCCGGGTCGGGGCGCGCGCCCCGCATCGCTGGCCTGCGCGCCCTGCAGGCGTTCGGTCTGACCCTGTCGTGCCTGTCCCTGGGGGGCTTCGCGCTGCTCAGCGGGGCGGGCCGCACGGTCGCGTCGACGGTCACGCCGGGCGCCGCGCCGCAGTTCACGGTGCTGATCGCCGGGCGGGACATCGTGTACTGCTACTACCGGCAGCCCTGCAAGGACCAGGATCAGCGGACCGGGCTGGTGCAGCCGCCGAACACCGACACGGTCATGCTGGTCAAGGTGGACGGGTCGAGCGTGCGGGTGCTGAACATCCCGCGCGACACGAACGTGGGGCCGTTCGACCGCTTCAGTTCCATCGCGGCGCAGAAGGTGAACAGCCAGTACCACTCGGGCGGCCCGGAGGCCCTCGCGCGGGCCGTGGAGACCATCACGGGCGAGCGGGTGGACTCGTATGTGGTGGTCCGCACCGATTACGTCGAGCGGGTCATCGACGCGCTGGGTGGCCTGAACGTCACGGTTCCCGAGGGCGGCATCGAGTGGATCGACAACGCGGCCGGCGTGAACCTGCAACTGCCGGCCGGCGCGCACCTGCTCAGGGGCAAGGAGGCGGTGCTGTTCCTGCGGGTCCGGAAGGGCTTCGGGGACGATTACGGCCGCATCGACCACCAGAAGCAGGCGCTGACGCAGCTCGCGGGCCGCCTGAAGTCCGCGCAGGGCCTCGCGGCGCTCCCCACCATCCTGGGCGGCATCGGGAACGGCGTGGAAACGAACGCCGACCCGAACACGCTGGTGACGCTGCGGCCCTTCCTGAGTCAGCTGAAACTGAGTTTCGCGACGCTGCCCACCGACGAGATTCCCGGCACCTTCAACCTCGCCGTGAACCGCGAGCGGCTCGCCGCGCTGTGGGGCGACACGCCCGCCCCGGCGGCCGACGCGCCGTCCGTGAAGGTGACGGTCGTGGACGCCAGCGGCGCGGGCCTGGGCGCCGGCCTGAGCCGGGCGCTGGGCGCGCTGGGTTACGCGGACGTGCAGGTCACGGTCGCCCCGCCCAGCCTGGAAGCCAGTCAGGTGTTCACGCAGCAGGACGTGGCGCAGGCGGGCGCGCTCGCGGACCTGCTGAACCTGCCGCGCCTGCAGGGCGAACGCTTCCCGGTCGCGCCGGGCGAGGTGGGCGTGCTGCTGGGCCGGGACGCGCAGGACACGCTGTCGCAACTCGCGGCGCTGGCCGGCGCGCCCGTCCCGCCGCCCGCCGCCCCCACCCCCGTCCCCCCCACCGGCAATTAAGGCGTTCCAGTCGCGTGCGCCGTCCCGGCACGTGAGCGGCGTCGCCTTGTGCGCCGCGCAGACCTGTACACTGACCTGTTGCTGCGCCGCCCGCCGCCCGTTCACTGCCGGTCCAGACCGGCCGCAATGAGGCCGGGGCCGCGCTCACCGCGCCGCGACCAGAGCCCCTGCGACCGGCGCCCCGGCCCCCCCCTGGCAGCGTCCGCTGCGCCCCCCACCCATCCCCGGAGTACCCATGACCCCAGACGCCCAGACCCTGACCCAACTGCAAGCCATCGTGGACGCCGCCCGTGAACGCCGCGCCGAGGACGTCACCGTGCTCGACCTGACCGACGTCAGCTCCACCCTGGAGTACTTCGTGATCTGCACCGCCACCGCCGGGTTGCAGCTGAACGCCGTGCAGGAGAACATCCGCGAGAAGGCCATGGCCGCCGGCCTGCCCCGTCCCAGCGTGGAAGGCCCCAGCGAACGCTGGCTGCTGCTGGCGTTCGGCGGCAGCGTGATCGTGCACATCATGACCAAGGACGCCCGCGAGTACTACGACCTCGAAGGCCTCTGGAGCGACGCGCGCGCCATGGACTTCCCGGACCTGCAGGAAAGCCCCAAAGCCTGATCCGGCGCGTAGCGGCCCGGCCTCACCCACGCGGTGCAGGCCGGGCCGCTGCATGTATGCCTGGATTCAGGCCGGTTCGGTCGGCAGGGCGGCGCGGATGCTGCCGGGCAGTTCGCGGGCCACGCGGTCCAGGGTGCGGCCGGCGGCGGCGCGGATCATCTTCTCGAAGGCCGCGCCGCCCCAGCCCTGCGCGTCGGGCGTGGCGAGGTGCGCGCGGAACTGGAAGGTGAAGTGCAGGTCCGTGCCCTCCGCGCGGGCCTGCCCGGCAACCTCTACCCAGGCGCGCTCGCCGCTCAGGGCCTGCGGGATCAGGTCCGCGCCGTCCGGCGTGAGGCTTAGGAGGCTGTGGAACGGCAGGTCGGCGTCCCCCAGGCCCGGCAGCGGCACGACCAGTTCGCCGCGCACGCCGCCCTCGTCGGCGCGCAGGTCCCGCAGGAACCGCAGGCGGCCCAGCGCGCGGGCGGGGTCACGCACGAACGCCAGCGCGTCGGCGGGCGGGCCGGGGTACGGCAGGGTGAAGGTCTGCGCGGCGTCGAAGATCACGCGGGGCTCCGGGGGGCCGTCACGGTCAGTCCACCCATTCGATCACGACGCGGTTCTCGGCCAGCGCGGCCTGCAACTCGGCGTCCCCGGCGCTGCGCAGGCGCGACAGGTGCGCGAAGCGGGGCGTGGCCGACGCGAAGCCCAGCCGGACGATCACGTCGTCGCTGGCCTCGTCCTTCCCGATGCGCCACACCAGCTGCCCGCCCAGCGCCTCCAGCTGACGCAGCAGGTCCGGCGTGACCGGCGGGCGGCCGTCTGCGTTCGGGTCGCCGGGCAGGTCAGGGGACAGGTCGGCATTCATGCGGGCATTGTACGCGGCGGGCCGGGGCGGGTAGAACAGGAACCATGACAGACATCAACGCCGATCCCGCTGCCGGCCTCAGCTGGCGCGCCCTGGAAACCCGCGTGGGCCTGGACAGCCTGCCTGCCTTTCACCGCGCGTTCCTGACGTGGCGCGGCATCGAGGGCGCCGACGACATGCCGCTGCGGCGCGTGCAGCAGCGCGTGGAGGCCGAACTGAACCGGCTGGTGCAGGCCGGGCAGGCGACCCGCAGCGGCGAGGACTGGTACCTGACCCCGGACGCCCTGAGCGGCTTCCCGCCGGCGCAGCCGTTCCTGACCTGAGGGGCAAGCCCGTATCCTGTGGGGATGACTGCTTCCCTTCTCCCCTGCCCCGCCCGCCCGGAGCCCGTATGAGCCTGCGCATTCTGGGCGGCAGCGCCAAGGGCCGCGCGCTGGAAGTACCGGACAGCGCCCGGCCCAGCGGCGCACGCATCCGCAAGAGCCTGTTCGACCTGCTGGCCGCGCGACTGCCGCACGGCACCTTCCTGGATATGCACGGCGGCAGCGGCGCCATCGGTCTGGAAGCCGCCAGCCGGGGGTACCGGGTGACGCTGATCGAGATGGACGGCCGCGCCGTGAAGGCCCTCGAGGCGAACGCCCGCGCGCTGGGCCTGCGCGCCCGCATCCTGAAGGGCGACGCGCAGAGCCTGATGCCGGCGCTGGGGCCGTTCGACATCGTGTTCAGCGACCCGCCGTACGACGTGGACATTCCCGCGCTGGCCGCGAACCTGCTCTCCCGGAACGTGGTGCGGCCCGGCGGCCTGCTGATCTGCCAGCACCCGGACCGCACGCGCCTGCCCGAGAAGGCCGGCTACACCCGCGAGGTCCGCGAGTACGGCAGCAACAGCCTGACCATCTACGAACGCGACGAACCCACCGACGAACCGACCGAAGAACCCACGGACGAGGCGGGCGGCCATGAAGGCGCGGCGGAAGTAGGGTAAGGTGACGGGGCTATGAACGCTGTCTTTCCCGGGTCGTTCGACCCCATCACCAGCGGGCACATGGACGTCCTGACGCGCGCCGCGAAGATCTTCGACCACGTGACCCTGACGGTCATGCACAACGCCCGCAAGCAGGGCCGCCACCTGTTCACGCTGGAGGAACGCATGGACATCCTGCGCGAGGCGACCACGCACCTCCCGAACGTCCGCGTGGACACCTTCGGGGGCCTGCTGGTGGACTACATGGCCCGCCAGGAGCCCGGCAGCGTGATCCTGCGCGGCCTGCGGGCGGTCAGCGACTACGAGTACGAGCTGCAGATCGCGCACCTGAACCGCCAGATCGGGGACGCCGAGACGGTGTTCATCATGGCCGCCACCCGCTGGAGTTTCGTGAGCAGCTCCATGGTCCGCGAGATCGCCAGTTACGGCGGTGACGTGAGCGAGATGGTCCCGCGTGCCAGTGCCGCCGCGCTGCGCCGCAAGCACGCCGACGTGTACGCCGAACGCGAGGCCGAGAAACAGGAGCAGAGGCAGGCGCAGCAGCAGGAACAGTCGGGCCGCTGACCACACAGGCAGGGGGCCGGACACCACTGGCGTGTCCGGCCCCCTCTTTCACCCCGTCGTTACTGCCCTGCGGCGGCTTTCAGGGCCCCGGCCTTGGGCGTCTGCTCCCAGGGGAACTCCGGGCGGCCGAAGTGGCCGTAGGCGGCGGTCTGCGCGTAGATGGGGCGTTGCAGGTCCAGTTCCGCGATGATCGACTGCGGGCGGGCGTCGAAGTGCGCGGCGATCAGCGCGGCCAGCTGCTCGTCGCTGACGGTGCCGGTGCCGTAGGTGTCCACGCGCAGGCTGACGGGTCCGGCGCGGCCGATGGCGTACGCGATCTCGACCAGCGCGCGGCGGGCCAGTCCGGCGGCCACGACGTTCTTGGCGATGAAGCGGGCGTAGTACGCCGCGCTGCGGTCGACCTTGGTGGGGTCCTTGCCGCTGAAGGCGCCGCCGCCGTGAGGGACGGCCCCGCCGTAGGTGTCCACGATGATCTTGCGGCCGGTCAGGCCGGTGTCGCCGTGCGGGCCGCCGATGACGAAGCGGCCCGACGGGTTGATGAAGTACTTGGTGTCGTCGGTCAGGTACTCGGCCGGGATCACGGCGCGGATGACGTGTTCGAGCATGTCGGCGCGGATCTGTTCCTGCGTGACGTCCTCGCTGTGCTGGGTGCTGATCACGACCGTGTCCACCAGGGTCTGGGTGGCCTCGTGGGGCTCGCCGTCGCGGACGACCGTGACCTGGGCCTTGGCGTCGGGACGCAGGTACGGCAACGTGCCGTCCTTGCGCAGTTCGGCCAGGCGGCGCGTCAGCTTGTGCGCGAGGCTGATGGGCAGCGGCATCAGTTCCGGGGTCTCGTCGGTGGCGTAACCGAACATCAGGCCCTGGTCGCCCGCACCGACCATGGAGTGCGCGTTGGCCGGGTCGGCGCGCTGCTCGGGGGTCATGGCGCGCCACTCCTCGCTGGTGTCCACGCCGGTGGCGATCTCGGGGCTCTGCTCGTGAATGCTGACCAGCACGGCGCTGTACTCGGCGTCGAAGCCGTAGTTGGCGCGGGTGTAACCGACCTGCTTGACGGCCTCGCGGACGGTCTTCTGCACGTCCACGTGGGCGGTCTCGGCGCGGACCTCGCCGGCCACGACGGCCATGCCGGTGGTCAGGAGGGTCTCGACGGCCACGCGGCTGGTCGGTTCCTGGCGCAGGAACTCGTCGAGGATGCTGTCCGAGATGAAGTCGGCGAGCTTGTCAGGGTGCCCTTCGGACACCGATTCCGAGGTGTAGTATTTCCGCATACTGGCTCCTTGCGTGCGGGGGGGCGTCTCACAGAACCGCCTGGAGAGGGATGTCGCTGCGGTCCCCGCACGGCGCGGCGCTGCCCGGGCCGGATCAACCGGGCGGGACAGGCCGTGTCGATCCGCAGCGTACCGCACCGCGCCGGGGGTGAAAAGGACGAAAGGGCAGGGTCTGGCCTGTCACGCCAGACGCCCGGAAGCTGACACGGGCCTGACCGGAGGGCTCAGAATGAGGTGAATGAGCCACGTCGTTGTCATCGAGGATGAGGGAACAGTGCGGGACGTCCTGCGCTTTCACCTGGAGCGGGCGGGGCTGCGGGTCACGGCCCTGGAGTCCACGGCGGGCGCGCTGGACGCCCTGAACGGCGCCGACGCCCTGGTGCTGGACTGGATGCTGCCGGGCGAGAGCGGGCTGGGCTTCCTGCGCCGCCTGCGGGGCGACGCGGAACTGCGCCGACTGCCGGTGCTGATGCTGACCGCCCGCGCCGCCGAGGCCGAGCGGGTCGAGGGCCTGGAATCCGGTGCGGACGACTACCTGACCAAGCCGTTCTCGGCGGCGGAACTGGTGGCGCGCGTGCGGGCGCTGCTGCGGCGCACGCAGCCGGAGGTGCCGCCCACCATGACGAACGGCCCGCTGACCGTGGATGTGGGGGCCGCCGAGGCCCGCGTGAGCGGCAGCCGCCTGAACCTGACCCGCCGGGAGTTCGACCTGCTGGCGTTCCTGACGCAGCACGTGGGCCGCGTGTACTCGCGCACGGAACTGCTCGACCGGGTGTGGGGCGCGGATTTCCTGGGCGGCGAGCGCACGGTGGATCAGCACGTGACGCAGCTGCGCGCCCACCTGGGAGATGATCCCAGCCGTCCCGGTTTCCTGGAGACGGTGCGCGGCAAGGGCTACCGCATGCGCCCCTGGACGGACGCACCGTGACGCCCCCCGCACCGGATGGCCTGCCGCCCGGCCCGGCGGCGCGCCTCACCCCGAACGCCACCCCGCCGGAGA
The DNA window shown above is from Deinococcus sp. LM3 and carries:
- a CDS encoding DUF3809 domain-containing protein; translated protein: MIFDAAQTFTLPYPGPPADALAFVRDPARALGRLRFLRDLRADEGGVRGELVVPLPGLGDADLPFHSLLSLTPDGADLIPQALSGERAWVEVAGQARAEGTDLHFTFQFRAHLATPDAQGWGGAAFEKMIRAAAGRTLDRVARELPGSIRAALPTEPA
- the rsfS gene encoding ribosome silencing factor, which encodes MTPDAQTLTQLQAIVDAARERRAEDVTVLDLTDVSSTLEYFVICTATAGLQLNAVQENIREKAMAAGLPRPSVEGPSERWLLLAFGGSVIVHIMTKDAREYYDLEGLWSDARAMDFPDLQESPKA
- the coaD gene encoding pantetheine-phosphate adenylyltransferase is translated as MNAVFPGSFDPITSGHMDVLTRAAKIFDHVTLTVMHNARKQGRHLFTLEERMDILREATTHLPNVRVDTFGGLLVDYMARQEPGSVILRGLRAVSDYEYELQIAHLNRQIGDAETVFIMAATRWSFVSSSMVREIASYGGDVSEMVPRASAAALRRKHADVYAEREAEKQEQRQAQQQEQSGR
- the yqeK gene encoding bis(5'-nucleosyl)-tetraphosphatase (symmetrical) YqeK — its product is MIAQLLVPRHPVAEWTGWEERVRLMVRPRRYEHVLRVAELAAQIALANGLDDMRAYAAGILHDIARDLPDAELLRLAPPECDIDAGHPLALHGRAARVLLERWGYQDRVVLEAVEDHTTGPRGGNPVADCVYIADVSEPGRGVNADIRELALRDLNAALERAIVSKVTYLQGRGIQVHPRTLLSYHALPCVARQDQGGSASLLTAPQP
- a CDS encoding DUF3248 domain-containing protein, whose translation is MNADLSPDLPGDPNADGRPPVTPDLLRQLEALGGQLVWRIGKDEASDDVIVRLGFASATPRFAHLSRLRSAGDAELQAALAENRVVIEWVD
- a CDS encoding RsmD family RNA methyltransferase produces the protein MSLRILGGSAKGRALEVPDSARPSGARIRKSLFDLLAARLPHGTFLDMHGGSGAIGLEAASRGYRVTLIEMDGRAVKALEANARALGLRARILKGDAQSLMPALGPFDIVFSDPPYDVDIPALAANLLSRNVVRPGGLLICQHPDRTRLPEKAGYTREVREYGSNSLTIYERDEPTDEPTEEPTDEAGGHEGAAEVG
- a CDS encoding response regulator transcription factor, whose amino-acid sequence is MSHVVVIEDEGTVRDVLRFHLERAGLRVTALESTAGALDALNGADALVLDWMLPGESGLGFLRRLRGDAELRRLPVLMLTARAAEAERVEGLESGADDYLTKPFSAAELVARVRALLRRTQPEVPPTMTNGPLTVDVGAAEARVSGSRLNLTRREFDLLAFLTQHVGRVYSRTELLDRVWGADFLGGERTVDQHVTQLRAHLGDDPSRPGFLETVRGKGYRMRPWTDAP
- a CDS encoding LCP family protein, which codes for MSGGGSGSGRAPRIAGLRALQAFGLTLSCLSLGGFALLSGAGRTVASTVTPGAAPQFTVLIAGRDIVYCYYRQPCKDQDQRTGLVQPPNTDTVMLVKVDGSSVRVLNIPRDTNVGPFDRFSSIAAQKVNSQYHSGGPEALARAVETITGERVDSYVVVRTDYVERVIDALGGLNVTVPEGGIEWIDNAAGVNLQLPAGAHLLRGKEAVLFLRVRKGFGDDYGRIDHQKQALTQLAGRLKSAQGLAALPTILGGIGNGVETNADPNTLVTLRPFLSQLKLSFATLPTDEIPGTFNLAVNRERLAALWGDTPAPAADAPSVKVTVVDASGAGLGAGLSRALGALGYADVQVTVAPPSLEASQVFTQQDVAQAGALADLLNLPRLQGERFPVAPGEVGVLLGRDAQDTLSQLAALAGAPVPPPAAPTPVPPTGN
- the metK gene encoding methionine adenosyltransferase, which produces MRKYYTSESVSEGHPDKLADFISDSILDEFLRQEPTSRVAVETLLTTGMAVVAGEVRAETAHVDVQKTVREAVKQVGYTRANYGFDAEYSAVLVSIHEQSPEIATGVDTSEEWRAMTPEQRADPANAHSMVGAGDQGLMFGYATDETPELMPLPISLAHKLTRRLAELRKDGTLPYLRPDAKAQVTVVRDGEPHEATQTLVDTVVISTQHSEDVTQEQIRADMLEHVIRAVIPAEYLTDDTKYFINPSGRFVIGGPHGDTGLTGRKIIVDTYGGAVPHGGGAFSGKDPTKVDRSAAYYARFIAKNVVAAGLARRALVEIAYAIGRAGPVSLRVDTYGTGTVSDEQLAALIAAHFDARPQSIIAELDLQRPIYAQTAAYGHFGRPEFPWEQTPKAGALKAAAGQ